The sequence TTTGACTCCACTCTTTCCTTACCGAGCTAAGAACATGGCAATTAGTATGGTAAAATGGCAAAATCACTGGTCTTAAAATGAATTCAGGTGGAGATTAGAATACTTACTAGCTGCCTCCTCAATTCTAAAAGTCTTAGTTccctcagctgcaaaatgggaataTACTTAACAGGGTCATTGTAATAGaagtttttataaaaattcaaagtctttagaaatataatctcatttgtaaCTCCCATCTCTTAATGGCATAAGCAGATATGATCCTATGATTAATCAATCCTTAAATTTAGTAATTTTTCCCAGGGACACTAACATTTGAAAATTGAGGTTAAGGTGGGGGCTCCTGATTTGGAAAGTTGCTTGACCTTCAAGTACAACCAAATCCCTGGATTGTGTCCAAGGAGATAAGAGTAGGAGAGGACTAAATTAATTGTGTCCTAGAAGTACCCCGCACTTACCCAGAAGTATTACTATAGCTGGCTAGTATGATCCTCAGATTACTTCCCAAACCATCTTATCCACTCCATCATGAACCCTTGTCCCAAAACAAAAATTGCAACAGATTTATAGGTTAGGACCAAAGTATAGCTCCTATTGTTCTTGTCCTGGAGtggagagagaatagaagaaagtAATTTAAGAGGGTTATCTCCCTCTTTTTGTTCCTCCTTTGTTGTTGTAAAGGACATCTTGTAGGTAATGTCTTGATTTGTATATGAATTGATATGAGTGGGGCATAGCTGCAGTCTCCTCTGGAGTCATCAAGATCCAGTAACAAGACAAAGATCATGATGAGtagcccaggatgcagtgggtgaccttggtctttctaaattaaaatctttcccaGGTCTTAATTTATCTGAGGCTAGATCCATTCAATTACTGAGGGTTGGGTAAGAGTTGAGACAAAAGATCGCTCAATTTACTAtcataaaaatatcattctggGAAATCCTGTTTCTGGAgaacagaaaataattcttatttatacTCATTCTGAAGCCATCAAAATCTAAACAATAAGCCAAAGAGACTTGGTTTGAGGATATTATTATCCATTAGATGAAAGCCAGAATGATTTGGATTTTAAGGTGGAGTCAAGTAgctccattttaaaaaacattggactttttaaaagaatgtcttttcagagatatatttcaagaaatcaaaaatggaagCCATGCTGAACAAAAAGTAAGTTGTCCCAGCTTcttggggaaaaaggaagaggaggacaagTTGGAGAAATAGCAGCAGTCCCCAGCTTCTACTTGAATTAACAGTTGGGTCCCTAGAGGGCAGTGACTACTCTCAGATAACATGGTAAAGACAGTTAATACAAAATATTCTTCTAAGAACCTAATTCACTACTTTGAGTGAGAAAGGAGGAGTAAGCTTAAACTTATACCACCATAATTGTAGTGAggtacacatttaataaatataatatatatttatatataatataaaatatatatatatatataatgtttaactCACAACACCTGTTAAAAAAGTGGTTCTGATAGAGACCCTGTAGAGCCCttgttcattcttccttcttgGAGAGAATGCTATTCCTctgtacatgtgtgtacacacacacacacacacacacacacacacaagacttTGTTCCCTAGCTTACTGGAGGTCAAAAGGTTAGGTGAAGTCTATACTGATTCATGATTTTTAAACTGTATTCACTTCATAACTGCCCAAATCCTAAGAAAGAAGACTTAGATTCTCCCATTCAatgatattctgaaaaggggGCAATTCTATTCTAGATGTTTTACACCTACCTACCATCACATATATTCCCCAAGAACCAGACTCTTAGTTTTCTATTTCCGATGATTTGTAGGAAACAAAAGAGACACCTCTTGCATGTGATGGTCAGTCTTTGACAATTTGAGTCCTAGTAGAGATAATGATCAGTTAAGAAGGACTGAGAATTGATTAAGATAGATTGAGTCTTCTGTGTGGAATAGGATTTACCAAGGATCAAAATGAGGACTAATGGGTTCTGAAGATCAAAGAATCAAAGATGTTGGGTAGCAGCTTCAGCAAGGCAGATTTCAATAAAATTGTCCCCAAATAGAGCAGGTTATCTTATGAGTTAGTGAATTTCCCTGTGCTGGAAGTTCAAAGAAAGGCTAGATAATCACTTGATGGAAATGTTGTAGAAGGGATTCATGTACTCAGATTTCTCAATTCCTTTCTGACTCGAATTTGATTtgtgtcatttttctttcctttttggaaaaCAGAATTGAAAATGCAAAGACCTATGTTCTATTCCTGGCTTTTCCATTAATTGAATTTGGGAAAGTAGCTTaatttctctgcctcaattttcccgTCTCAAAGTGATGGAGTTAGGGAATAGTACAGGATTAGGCTTCTTAAGATGTCTTCTGGGTAATATATTCTATGAGCTATTCAGCAGGGAGCCTCAATATCTTTCATCAACAGGGTGACATGATAAACTGTGGATTAGGAATATTATTTGGCCGTGATCTTATGTGAATAATAGCATGAAGGATAGCTTGAAGGAAGGCAACCAGCTAAAATTCTATTGTCAAAAATTCAGGTGGTTGGTGATAGCAGCGGATAAGGCAGGACATACCAGAGATGTTTCAGATGTAGAATGTCAATCTTGCAAACTGATCAAAATTGGAGAATGAAGATAAAGGAAACAAAGATGAAGCCAAAGTTTTGAACCTGGATGACAAAGTATACTACTATTGTTAACAGAAACAGAGGTTAGAAAAGGGAAACAGATTTAAGGAGGAAAGTGATGAGTTACATTTGGATCTATTGAGTTTGAGTTCAGAAGGAACTCTGAAACAAGCCCTCTCTCCCTGTCTAAAATTTTGTTCGTTGAAcattctcttcccattttcccatgattttcttccaaatctaaatgAACATGGGACaatttaaatttcaattcaaaGTGTATTGAAAAGCACTGGACTAGGTGCCAAAGAGAGGTACAAAAGCAATCAAATTGAAGTCTTATTCTAATTTTGAGAGGATGGAAAATAATCAcattatttgtatatgtgtgtatatacatataaatacatatatatgtatctgtatatgtacatattatacatgTGTGTTCATAGTTAACTGTAGTTAAAACGAACATCAAAGGCAAgcttgaaaggagaaagaagtaacAAAGAGATGTATCTAAGTAGAGATATTTAAGGGGACGTTGGACCAGCTCCACCTATTTGTTTAGGTATGTGTAGGAAAGGGGACATTTTATTGGTCAATTGTGTCTATATAAGAATCAGCAGCCCAGCAATAGTAACATGGATGGGGACTACTCAAAGTTTGAGAGGGAGATAGGGAAAGAAAGCAGATTCATGTTAGGTCCTTCCCACAAAATGGATATCCTCCCCGCACAGATATACTATGTTAGCTCAGCCTTTGTTCATGGAATCTGGATGATGAGTTGTCTTATGGTTGAATCCATGTGGACCATGAAGTGTAATCTTACCTATAAAGCAAAGAATAATCTccaattttaaaagaacagaaatggAGAATAGAGactgaaatcttaaaaaaaaaaaaaaaaaaagtgatacgggaaaagaaatatttaatgaactatTTATGAGATGCTAAAAGAACATAAAGATGTGATTGATGAGCCTTATTAATGATTTTTCAGGTTTAGTGTAAGAGAAATGTAGCAGAACTGAAGGTACGAAAACTTTGACCCAAATTTCAAAAAGGGAATCAGAATGGATAGTCCAAACTATAGACCAGTGACAACCACCTAGAATGGATTGCTGCAAATCACCATGGATTTAAGAAGTACCCTACCAAATCTTGGTTTTGATAGGGCTACTGAATAAGTAAATGGGAGGATGCTGTTGACATAATGTTTGAATTTCAGCAAGTCATTTGACAAAGTCAAACTGTATTTGTGGACAAGATGGAGAGATGTTAACTTTGTGATAGTATAGGTAGTTTGGAACAAATTAAACATACAGATTCAAAGACTTAGGGATCAATGACAACTAGAAAGGACTTCTCCATAGGATTCTGTGCTTGACTCTGCTCAATTCAATTTCTCTTTATCAGTGACTTGTTGAGAATGGGTGGCATAGCTTATCCAATTTAACACAAGATTGGGGTATATAGCTGATGTAATAAATGACAATATCAAAATCCAAAAGAATTTAATGGGTAGAAGGGTAAACTGAAGTCAGTGGGATAAAATGTAATGAAGTTGAGCTCAAAAATCCTATTATACAATTTTAGGTATATAAGTCCTAAGGGGTACATGGAACATGTCTAGAAAGTAATTCACGTGTGagccaagacaattctgaaggacttaggaaaaatccacctccagaaagaatGTATAAGAGTCTAAATATAAAtcaaagaatacttttaaaagatttatttttcataggttttgttttgagtttttttggtctatgttttcttttacaacatgacttatatggaaatatgttttgcatgactatctATGTAATATATCAAActgttttccttctctgtgagggagagacatttttttaaaaggatgttaaaaattattttttacaagtaattaggaaaaataaatattaaaaatacaaaaaaagagaaaataattcatacaAAGAGCTAGTGGTTTTTAATGGTCTTATAATCTCAATATGGGCCAGTGGCATATGGATTCCAAAAAAAGCAATGCATTAATAGAAGTATAACATACAGAACACTAGATAATCTTCCTACCTCTGGTCTGATCAGACCATTATTTTAAGAGGCACTGATGATTTAAACTATATTCAGAAAATAGTGATCACATATGAAGATGAGTATAAACTAAGAAATTTGAAGATGTTTAagcaggaaaaaagagaaaactatatatataaagacacCTCCACATATATAAAGAGCTTTAGAAAAGAGATTAGCATAATAGAGATTCCTAGTTTCATATAGgatcaattctatttttcctttgtttaggGAAATGTTAACATCTAATTAATGTTAGTCAAgttcatgaaaacaaaaaaaattaaaattttatttttattcattcattcactcattcgtTTATTTATTAGCAAATCTAGTCTGCTTTGGTCTGCTAGATCCTGGAAAGCAGAAATAGGACAGGAGGGCAGATTTCAGttcaaaagtaataaaaattttctaacaattagagttgttCCAAAATGGAATAATCTGCTATGGAGGTAGAGAATTCCTCATTGCTGGAAGTCTTCTAAGAGACACTAGATGATTATTTGTTTGACATATTTTAGATGGAATTCATAATTTAGATAGAGGTTGGAGCAGATGAATTCTGAGGTCTCTTAATGCTACAATTCTGTGATCTTGAAACCCTTCTGCTGTCATTATTACAGAGGAAAAGTGTCCCAAGGAGTCAGTTTCTACCAAGCTGCCCTCTATCATCCCAGGTGGAAATTACTGTGTGCACCAGAACAGCCATAAAAAGTACTACAGAGCCATCCAGAGGGTACAGTTAAAGAAATGTGAGTCCTATTGAGTACTCTAGTGGTGAATGGTATGTATGACTGAGAAGAAATCAAGGCAGAGAAAAGCAGTTTGGGATTGGTGGAGATTTTTGAATAGGGGCCAGAAATAAAGGGGGGGGGATGTTTTTAGAAATTAGTGGTGTGATTAGGAAGATttatttgaatcctgcttcactTACcaaccatgtgaccctggacaagtcacttaatttctttgcctcaatttcctaatatattaaaaagggggataatagtagcatctatctcATAGGGTTCCTGTGAATTTCAAATTAtaaacgcacacacacacacacatatgtacatgcacattTACACAAATGTATAATGTACTTTGTACAtttaagtactatgtaaatgtttgcTATTAATATTCTAGCAAAGTCCACCAAACAGTTGGTTTAactgcaggggaaaaaaaaatgagtttaattCATCTGTCAAGTATCAGATAATACAATCAGAGACTGAAACATTTACCCTTAAGATTTTTCTCAAGCCTAGGAAGAAGTCCTAGTCAGCTAGTTTGGAATGAAGTTGAGATTATTCCTGACATTTCTCTCAGACTTTTATCTCCATGCCTCTACATTTAGTCCACAACCAGCTCTTTGAAGCACCTCTGACAGATGCTCAGAATTTCAGTTTCTGGATGCCTCATGAAGATGGGATACGCCCACAAGACATTACTCCATGGATAAAGACTCCAAGACACTGCATTATCAAGAGCCCCATAACCAGGTTTGGATGAAACAGATTAGCTGAAGGGACAAACCTGGAAGTCTCCCTGCCCCTATCTGAAATATCAATAGTGGTTTTGGTTTTGGCTAGGAGCCCCTAGTAGGGCAAGGCAGCCAAGGGAGCAAAGGAGGAAAATATGGTGGAGACGAGGAATTTGGTTAGCAGAGAACATCTCTAGCCATCAATTTTGCCTACTAACTTGGAAAAATGCAATTGGGatgggaagagaagagatgaaCTGAAGGTTTGGGAATGGGAACTTTACTTGTTACCAAAGTATTACAGAATACTCACTATGAAGGACAAAACATGAGTCTAAATGCATCTGTCAACCTTCAGTCCAATCTGTGAATGTCTGCAGCATGTGTGTAcatttcccccaccccccttctTTTTGGCCTAAGTGACAGGGATAATACACTGCTGCTCTGGACATAGAGCAGGAGAAGTcagccttctctttccctctcaacCCAAGCAGACTGAACTGAATTAACTTCTCCCTGCTCTAGGTTTGTGGATGATCTGATACTCAGTGACCGACTCTTCACTTTATTTTGAGCTGGGGGAGCAGAAGGCAGGCCTAGGGCATATGCCTAAGCCTGGTACTCCAGAATGAATAACTAGTGGGATACAAAGAGCTGGGGGTATTTGTGGGGAAGATGTTGTTGTGGGGGAGTGGGGAAGACTGGAGAATTACtcaaaaagcacaaaataaaacatattggAATATAGAATGTATATTTAATTTGTGCTAGGAGTATGTCTGTTGGGATTGTAGAAAGGGGTAAAAATGGCTAATACTCATCCAAATAGCAATTATGAGAAGTTTAAGAGGCGCTCTTGGGAACAAGTGGAGAGCAAATGTAGGGGGGACCACATGCTCAAAGCATGAAAGAGCACACGtgtgaagggaggggaaaagtataTAACTATGAGCACTAAATTTCTTTCTTGGTATTGAAGGTGCCTAGAATTGCTCCTTAGGGGATACCATAATCATGGTATGAGGCAAATGAGAAAgtaggacacacatttcttttagGGTCAAGTTACTGCTTATCTCAGCCTTTACCCTACAAAATGCTCCCACCCCAACTCCAGTGCCCAGAGCAGCTACAGAATCAGCAGTTTTacaaagtttaattttattgacatttaaatatattaaatattttattaaaatacatgttatatTATCCTCCCCATCCCTGCTCCCCACAGTGGTTAAATTACAAAAATCAAACCCCAACGTCCTCTACCTTTCCCCCCTCAAACCTCTCTTTGAAATAGAAGGCAGGGAGATGGCACAAAGGGAAAAGGGGACCACTAGCATTAGGGGTATCAGGAACAGGTGGACCCCCCCAATCAATCCCTGGACAATAAATAGGGACAGCTGGGTCCCCTCAGAGTTCCCCTACTCTGCCTAGATTTCTAGGTTGGGAACATTTGACCACAGACACTCTCTTATCCCACCCAATCCCACATGGTTTCCAATTATAGGAACTCCCTTTTGACATTTTTTGTAGTGTATCCATGATTGTTCATAGATATGGGGAAATTCCAACAAGGAAACTCCCTCTCCTAAGGTAATCAACACTGCTCTGCTGCTTAAGACTGTAAGAGAGTTGCCTGGAAGTACTGACAATTGTGAACTCACCTGCCCAGGTTCATAAAAGCGTCATATGGGACTTGAATTAGGATTCaattcaagccttcctgacttATAGgccaattctctttccattatgccacatttcctctcttctcatgGGACTGTTGTAATTTCTATTGGGCCTGCCAATCAGCAAAATTTGAGTCGGGGGGGAAAAGTACCCAAGTCTAGATACAGATACCTAAATCTGCCCAGAGTAAGGTATCTGAAAAGGAGGCACAAGTAGTACTAAAATGAGGCTAACAAAATAGCTTGGAACAAAACAGCATGAAGACTTCTCTTGCTCCCTAATTTCTGACTATCCAAAGGACCTTCATCTTTTACTTTGCAGTTACCATATATGGTATTTGAAGGGTTCGGATAGAAAAACCAAGGCACTGACTAGCAAGGTCAGAGGCAGAAAGATAGGGAGAGAAGATGAGGGAAGCAGGAAGAAAAACACAATTATGACTTCTAACCTTCTCTTCTCCTAGCAGTCCTTTTAGATCTTGTAGCAGGAAAGGGAGAGGACCAGGCAAACCTGGAACCCAAAATCCAAAAGGTGGGAAAGGTTGAGTTTAGGGTAACCCTCAAGGTCCCCAGTACTAGTATTTGAGTTTCCATTCCTCCCTACCCTTGAAGGCATAAAGTTTCCAAAGACCAAAATAGGGGCACTCCTAAAATTCCTGAGCCTCTGCCCATCatacttgaaagaagtcagaTTTAATGGGAAAAGGAACTTAGGGAGACAGTCCCTCTTCACCAGGGCAGGGAAATAGTAATGAGGCACATGTAGGCTCCATACAAATGGCACTTTGGGATTTGGCACAAAATATAGATATCTAATCCACAGCTTTCCCTTTCCACAAGGGCTGAGTTTGCGGCTGCTGCTAACACTAAACCACTCCTTCCCAGTCTCTTAGGATGAGGGAACTATCTTACTCTTAAGAAATCAGATACATAATGTAGAAAGATCCTTGGGTAGCCTGTCGAAGACCAGGTGACACCAGCACACACCCCCCTCTTTGGTCCCCAAAATGTGCACATTTGGAGTTGGGGGCAAGGACTGCCCCCTACCACACcctaaacatttaaaatttgtcCCTATCTTTATTACCTATTATTCTATTTGGGTGCTCAACTAGGAAGAACTGGGCAAGATGGAAAAATATACCCTGACACTCCTTTTCCCACCAATGAACCCCTACATAAGCAGAAAAGGCACAGGGAAAAATCTGTCCCCTGAACCACTCTCTTTGGCACTTGAGAATAGCATACATAGTTGCTCACCTCTGTGACATCATCCTTTCAAAATCTAGCTTGGGCCCATTTCACAACACCATATCCAAACCTCCAGCCACTCCCTGGCTGAATTGGGGCAGCAAGAAGAAGAGGTCCTGTAGGAGCAGtctagagaggaaaaataaattacctcctaaaaaatagaaaaagtagggTTTTCAATGagacttttctcctctcttctcttcccctatcCTGACATGGTGAAGTGTCTAAAAAGGGCAGATACAGAATGTACACTCATCCATTTTAGTCTTTAAAAAAGAAGCTCTCAGGGTGTGCAAAAAAATGGGAGAGCAGGATGCCCAGTTCTGAGCTCATTATCCCAACAACTCCTGACACATTATTTAAAGCAATGCTTTTTCAGCACTTAGGGAAGGAAGTAGTAGTCCCTATAATAAAGGTTAATCAACAATTCATGTCAGATtaaccatttttcattttctgacaGGATAACTAATCCTGTCAAAGTAATACTCTAGACTCAGTATGGCTGGATTTCAGCAAGGCATCTGAGAAAAAACCTCACATGAAATTGGGATATTATGGAGATATAGGCTAGATGATTATTCAATTGAATGTTTTTGGAACTGGGtgaataaaaacatatttccccCATCaccaacaacaaa comes from Sarcophilus harrisii chromosome 5, mSarHar1.11, whole genome shotgun sequence and encodes:
- the TEX49 gene encoding testis-expressed protein 49, whose translation is MAFFGITLLGYQEPFLSKKKAWVKGEGKATEEKCPKESVSTKLPSIIPGGNYCVHQNSHKKYYRAIQRVQLKKFHNQLFEAPLTDAQNFSFWMPHEDGIRPQDITPWIKTPRHCIIKSPITRFVDDLILSDRLFTLF